A window from Actimicrobium sp. CCC2.4 encodes these proteins:
- a CDS encoding DUF349 domain-containing protein, translating to MFDFLFKRKPKTPPAPVVVVVPAAVAPTAQRTAAMAAATDLQHDEAASVAFLLACDFADARLLAAQGVHSATALQQVLGAMRNTDRRVAKLMQARLDQLDAQRKLLTLATACIADAERLAADPALTPNQVSELDRRWQALTAIPEPELQAFATVRVTLAARLAAQAALQRAVIDTLAQLRALPGEHAPDVVRSTLDALDAALAGYRTSADIAAVPKQLLIQCDEAAQVLRASLVAIEQQHAARQARLTLLEEWEAAAPESLQESTLRRSWQGEVAPDWQQRFDELLQRVVVARPVKVAATVTVSVFPVSEQKPVFIEALQAMEQALDEGSLQIAAEADKRLRALDLAAVRPTEAQTAQLSRLRAELGRLQGWARWGGNVSREELQKAAEALPEQALAIAELAKKIGSLRERWKSLDVSAGPAPKELWHGFDAACTAAYAPVAAHFGKLAEERQANVVVASDMIADMQRNADALAGVDHPDWKAVALFCQRSLQSWQRLGPTERKEKKRLDTEFNTVLQRLREPLAAIRATEIGQREQMIADVEALSANDRSALDTLRALQDRWQECAKALPLERNDEQALWSRFRAACDVVFARRKEAASEADAGRIDNLQAKEALCLALEQAGTLAIPEVASLLRETATAWQRAGHVPRASENAIDTRYRQAVAGLQLQVDHAQRARDALAKQAILVKLQLCQQVESTLVSGDGDAAALQDQWQALPALTAPFERALGQRFGQAQVAAQQADTGYAATLEANRAVLGRELLRMEIVLSLDSPAELMRERLQLQVEVLQVALKSGQPVATEQQMLVALCNLPALADGPATARLQRVLERVL from the coding sequence ATGTTCGATTTCCTTTTCAAGCGCAAACCAAAAACTCCGCCGGCTCCTGTCGTAGTGGTCGTACCTGCCGCCGTCGCACCGACTGCGCAGCGCACTGCCGCGATGGCGGCAGCGACCGACCTGCAACATGATGAGGCGGCCAGTGTTGCCTTCCTGCTCGCCTGTGACTTTGCCGATGCCCGCTTGCTGGCGGCGCAGGGCGTGCACTCGGCAACGGCCTTGCAGCAAGTGCTGGGGGCAATGCGCAATACCGACCGGCGCGTCGCCAAGCTGATGCAGGCCAGGCTCGACCAGCTCGACGCGCAGCGCAAGCTGCTGACTCTGGCCACTGCCTGCATCGCCGATGCTGAACGACTCGCGGCCGACCCGGCCTTGACGCCGAACCAGGTCAGCGAACTGGATCGCCGCTGGCAGGCGCTGACGGCGATACCCGAACCCGAACTACAGGCTTTTGCCACAGTGCGCGTCACGCTGGCCGCACGGCTCGCCGCGCAAGCAGCCTTGCAGCGCGCGGTCATCGATACGCTGGCGCAATTGCGCGCCTTGCCCGGCGAGCATGCACCGGATGTCGTGCGCTCGACGCTGGATGCGCTCGATGCCGCGCTGGCCGGCTATCGTACCTCTGCCGATATCGCCGCCGTGCCGAAGCAGTTGCTGATCCAGTGCGACGAGGCCGCGCAGGTCTTGCGCGCGTCGCTGGTGGCGATCGAGCAGCAACACGCAGCCCGTCAGGCGCGTCTGACTCTGCTGGAAGAATGGGAAGCCGCCGCGCCGGAATCCTTGCAGGAATCGACCTTGCGACGCAGCTGGCAAGGCGAGGTCGCGCCGGACTGGCAGCAGCGTTTTGACGAACTGCTGCAGCGCGTGGTTGTTGCGCGTCCGGTCAAGGTCGCTGCCACCGTGACGGTCTCAGTGTTCCCGGTATCCGAACAGAAGCCGGTTTTTATCGAGGCCCTGCAAGCAATGGAGCAGGCGCTCGATGAAGGCAGCCTGCAAATCGCCGCCGAGGCTGACAAACGCTTGCGCGCGCTCGACCTCGCCGCCGTGCGGCCGACGGAAGCGCAGACCGCGCAACTGTCGCGCCTGCGGGCCGAACTCGGTCGCCTGCAGGGCTGGGCGCGCTGGGGCGGCAACGTCTCGCGAGAAGAATTACAGAAGGCCGCCGAAGCCTTGCCCGAACAGGCTCTGGCGATTGCCGAGCTGGCAAAAAAAATCGGCAGCCTGCGCGAGCGCTGGAAGTCGCTGGATGTATCGGCCGGTCCTGCGCCAAAAGAACTCTGGCATGGTTTTGATGCCGCCTGTACCGCCGCCTATGCACCTGTCGCTGCGCATTTCGGCAAGCTCGCTGAAGAACGTCAGGCCAACGTCGTGGTCGCCTCAGACATGATCGCCGACATGCAGCGCAATGCCGACGCACTGGCCGGCGTCGACCATCCCGACTGGAAAGCGGTGGCGCTGTTTTGCCAGCGCAGCCTGCAAAGCTGGCAGCGTCTGGGACCGACAGAGCGCAAGGAAAAGAAACGTCTGGATACCGAATTCAATACCGTCCTGCAGCGCCTGCGTGAGCCATTGGCCGCCATCCGCGCCACCGAAATCGGCCAGCGTGAACAGATGATCGCCGACGTCGAGGCGCTGTCCGCCAATGATCGCTCCGCACTCGACACGCTGCGCGCGCTGCAGGATCGCTGGCAGGAATGCGCGAAGGCCTTGCCGCTGGAGCGCAATGACGAGCAGGCGCTGTGGAGCCGCTTCCGTGCGGCCTGTGATGTGGTCTTTGCCCGTCGCAAGGAAGCCGCTTCCGAAGCCGATGCCGGCCGGATCGACAACCTGCAGGCCAAAGAAGCGCTGTGCCTCGCGCTGGAACAGGCCGGCACACTGGCGATCCCGGAAGTGGCCAGCCTGCTGCGGGAAACCGCCACTGCGTGGCAACGCGCCGGCCATGTGCCGCGCGCCTCCGAAAACGCGATCGACACGCGCTACCGCCAGGCTGTGGCCGGCTTGCAGTTGCAGGTGGATCATGCACAGCGGGCCCGCGATGCGCTCGCCAAACAGGCGATCCTGGTCAAGCTGCAGTTGTGCCAGCAAGTCGAATCCACACTGGTGAGTGGTGACGGCGATGCGGCCGCGTTGCAGGATCAGTGGCAGGCACTGCCGGCGCTGACAGCACCGTTCGAGCGCGCGCTGGGCCAGCGCTTCGGGCAGGCGCAGGTCGCGGCGCAGCAAGCCGACACCGGCTACGCGGCGACTCTGGAAGCCAACCGCGCGGTGCTCGGGCGCGAATTGCTGCGTATGGAAATTGTCTTGTCGCTCGATAGTCCTGCCGAACTGATGCGCGAACGCTTGCAATTACAAGTCGAGGTTTTACAGGTAGCGCTCAAGTCCGGCCAGCCGGTGGCGACCGAACAGCAGATGCTGGTGGCTTTGTGCAATTTGCCGGCGCTGGCAGATGGTCCGGCGACCGCGCGCTTGCAGCGGGTTCTGGAACGGGTGCTGTAG
- a CDS encoding thioesterase family protein: MRPTAHRRVDYAHFHPITTRWLDNDAYGHVNNVVYYNWFDTIVNELLISGGALDIVHSPVIALVIESACTYFAPVAFPDRITAALRVATLGNSSIRYEVAIFCNDDDRAAAQGHMVHVCVERASRVATPIPAAMRTLLHSLQLPSLSASPP; the protein is encoded by the coding sequence ATGCGGCCTACAGCACACCGGCGCGTCGACTACGCGCACTTCCATCCGATCACGACACGCTGGCTCGATAACGATGCCTACGGTCACGTCAACAACGTGGTCTATTACAACTGGTTCGACACCATCGTCAACGAGCTGCTGATCTCCGGCGGCGCGCTCGATATTGTCCATAGCCCGGTCATCGCACTGGTGATCGAATCGGCATGCACGTACTTCGCACCGGTGGCATTCCCGGACCGGATCACTGCCGCGCTGCGCGTGGCGACGCTGGGCAATTCCAGCATCCGCTACGAGGTCGCTATTTTCTGCAACGACGATGATCGCGCAGCCGCCCAGGGGCACATGGTGCATGTCTGCGTGGAGCGTGCCAGCCGTGTTGCCACCCCCATTCCTGCAGCGATGCGGACCCTGCTTCACTCCTTACAGCTTCCTTCCCTTTCCGCGAGCCCGCCATGA
- the pbpG gene encoding D-alanyl-D-alanine endopeptidase gives MSKSAFLILLMCSFFLSTGTAANAADKPERAASAKKHTKKSTVKKSTRRHTAAAKPKRVSRSRAAIAVVPAVVSAGDLAGLNLTRDPLDLKSNVALVMDQSNSKVLFEKNSNVALPIASITKLMTSMVVVESNQNMDEMIEVTSEDIDREKNSSSRLRVGSILSRSNMLHIALMSSENRAASALGRNYPGGLPAFVGAMNAKAKSLGMLDTRYVDSTGLSSHNVASAQDLAKLVIAARQHQIIGQYSTDTKYAVKPGSGVLQYSNSNHLVGNPAWDIDLQKTGYINEAGRCLVMLANIEGRPIVMVFLDSKGKQSRTADAGRIRKWIEALKPDNLTNPLAAPTARNLPLVHS, from the coding sequence ATGTCCAAGTCTGCCTTTTTAATTTTGTTGATGTGTTCGTTTTTTCTGTCTACGGGCACCGCAGCAAATGCTGCAGACAAGCCGGAGCGCGCGGCATCCGCAAAAAAACACACCAAAAAATCCACCGTCAAGAAATCAACGCGCCGGCATACCGCCGCTGCCAAGCCTAAGCGGGTTAGCCGCAGTCGCGCAGCGATCGCCGTGGTGCCGGCCGTCGTCAGTGCGGGTGATCTGGCCGGTCTGAACCTGACCCGTGATCCGCTTGACCTGAAATCGAATGTCGCGCTGGTGATGGACCAATCGAATTCGAAAGTCCTGTTCGAAAAAAATTCCAATGTAGCCTTGCCGATCGCCTCGATTACCAAGCTGATGACCAGCATGGTAGTGGTCGAGTCGAATCAGAACATGGACGAAATGATCGAAGTCACCAGCGAGGACATTGACCGTGAAAAAAATTCGTCATCGCGCCTGCGGGTCGGCTCCATCCTGTCGCGGTCGAACATGCTGCACATTGCGCTGATGAGTTCCGAGAATCGCGCCGCATCGGCACTGGGCCGGAATTATCCGGGCGGCTTGCCGGCGTTTGTCGGCGCGATGAATGCCAAGGCCAAGTCGCTGGGCATGCTCGATACCCGCTATGTTGATTCAACCGGCCTGTCGAGCCACAACGTGGCTAGTGCGCAGGATTTGGCCAAACTGGTTATTGCAGCGCGCCAGCACCAGATCATCGGCCAGTATTCGACCGATACCAAGTACGCGGTCAAGCCGGGCAGCGGTGTACTGCAATATTCGAATTCCAATCATCTGGTCGGTAATCCGGCCTGGGATATTGACTTGCAAAAGACCGGCTACATCAACGAAGCAGGTCGTTGCCTGGTCATGCTGGCGAATATCGAAGGCCGTCCTATCGTGATGGTGTTCCTCGACTCGAAGGGCAAGCAATCACGTACCGCCGACGCCGGCCGGATCCGCAAATGGATCGAGGCGCTGAAGCCGGACAACCTGACCAATCCACTGGCGGCACCTACCGCGCGCAACTTGCCGCTGGTGCATAGTTGA
- a CDS encoding DMT family transporter, with amino-acid sequence MHPSPYLAAMPWLFVLLWSTGFIVAKFGLPYAPPLTFLLLRFAGVLLVLLPLVLILRAPWPTGRVGHVALAGVLVQAGYLAGVWCAIKLGMPAGLSALIVGMQPVLTAFAAPLIGESVRGKQWIGLALGLCGVALVVANKISLIGLSTGSILLCLMALLSITAGTLYQKRYCAHFDLRTGTIIQFAASAAVVLPFAILFEGFSPALDAVQWTPNFIGALLWSILALSIGAIFLLFSLIRKSAATSVTSLLYLTPPTTALMAWLAFGEQFSWIGLVGMLLAVAGVVFVVKK; translated from the coding sequence ATGCACCCGTCACCTTATCTGGCGGCAATGCCGTGGCTGTTCGTGCTGCTCTGGAGCACTGGTTTTATCGTTGCCAAGTTCGGGCTGCCGTACGCGCCACCGTTGACTTTTTTGCTGCTGCGGTTTGCCGGCGTGCTGCTGGTGTTGTTGCCGCTGGTGCTGATCCTGCGCGCACCATGGCCGACCGGGCGCGTCGGCCATGTCGCGCTGGCCGGCGTCTTGGTGCAGGCCGGCTATCTGGCCGGCGTCTGGTGTGCGATCAAGCTGGGCATGCCGGCCGGCCTGTCGGCATTGATCGTCGGCATGCAGCCGGTGCTGACCGCATTTGCCGCGCCGCTGATCGGTGAATCGGTACGCGGCAAGCAGTGGATCGGGCTGGCACTGGGCCTGTGCGGCGTGGCGCTGGTGGTGGCCAACAAGATCAGCCTGATCGGCTTGTCGACCGGGAGCATTTTGCTGTGCCTGATGGCGCTGCTGTCGATTACCGCAGGCACGCTCTACCAGAAGCGCTATTGCGCCCACTTCGATTTGCGCACCGGCACGATCATCCAGTTCGCGGCGTCGGCCGCCGTGGTGCTGCCATTCGCAATCCTGTTCGAAGGTTTTTCGCCGGCGCTTGATGCGGTGCAGTGGACCCCGAACTTCATCGGTGCATTGCTGTGGTCTATCCTGGCGCTGTCGATCGGTGCGATCTTCCTGCTGTTTTCGCTGATCCGCAAAAGCGCAGCGACCAGCGTGACGAGCTTGCTGTACCTGACACCGCCGACGACCGCATTGATGGCATGGCTGGCGTTTGGCGAGCAGTTCAGCTGGATCGGGCTGGTCGGCATGTTGCTGGCCGTGGCGGGCGTGGTTTTCGTGGTGAAGAAATAA
- a CDS encoding IclR family transcriptional regulator — translation MTTTAHSETDKTSIQVIERLTSLLDALARYPDPVSLKQLSADTGLHPSTAHRILNDLVLKRFVERAEPGAYRLGMRLLELGNVVKSRLNVREAAVDFMRALHRKTFQTVNLSVRQGDEIVYIDRAFSERSGMQVVRAIGGRAPLHLTSTGKLFLSVDDPKSVRSYATRTGLSGHNKNSITELTTLERELSLVRARGFARDNEELELGVRCMAAGIRDDSGRLIAGLSISAPADRLQEEWLEDLMLTVNQISAVLGYSAQEA, via the coding sequence ATGACCACGACAGCGCATTCAGAGACAGACAAAACGTCCATTCAAGTTATCGAACGCCTGACCTCGCTGCTTGATGCGCTGGCCCGCTATCCGGATCCGGTCAGCCTGAAGCAGCTCTCGGCCGATACCGGCCTGCATCCATCCACCGCCCACCGCATCCTGAACGACCTGGTACTGAAGCGCTTCGTCGAACGGGCGGAGCCGGGGGCCTACCGCCTCGGCATGCGCTTGCTGGAATTGGGCAATGTGGTCAAGAGCCGGCTGAACGTGCGCGAAGCGGCGGTGGATTTCATGCGGGCGCTGCACCGCAAAACCTTCCAGACAGTCAATCTGTCAGTGCGCCAGGGCGATGAAATCGTTTATATCGACCGGGCTTTTTCGGAACGTTCCGGCATGCAGGTGGTACGTGCCATCGGCGGTCGGGCCCCGCTGCACCTGACCTCGACCGGCAAGCTGTTCCTGTCGGTGGATGATCCCAAATCCGTGCGCTCGTACGCAACCCGCACCGGCCTGTCGGGACACAACAAGAATTCGATCACCGAGCTGACGACGCTGGAACGCGAACTCAGCCTGGTGCGGGCGCGCGGCTTTGCGCGCGACAACGAAGAACTCGAACTGGGCGTGCGCTGCATGGCCGCCGGTATCCGCGATGACTCGGGTCGCCTGATCGCCGGACTGTCGATTTCGGCACCAGCCGATCGCTTGCAGGAAGAATGGCTGGAGGACTTGATGCTGACCGTGAACCAGATTTCGGCTGTGCTGGGATATTCCGCGCAAGAGGCGTAA
- a CDS encoding urease accessory protein UreD, with translation MPDASHSSPSSTRSYWHARLSLGFVNDAGTTRLTGREHVGPLRVQKTLYPEHPSVCHAVIVHPPGGVVGGDQLDITVRVGSDAAVFISTPGAAKWYRANGHVSRQTVRLDVAAGASLEWLPQETIFFNNAHVRLDSAITLQGDATYVGCDILCFGRTASGETFNAGTIAQHSTIRRDGKLIWFEQGRIEGTGSVMHSPLGLAGKTVCATLLVAGKSLTPSALTALRERLGPHVGITQLKAILVVRHLGDSSEVARGLMMQAWQALRPLLLAREAVVPRIWNT, from the coding sequence ATGCCCGACGCCAGCCATTCATCGCCCTCTTCTACCCGCAGCTACTGGCACGCGCGCCTGTCGCTCGGCTTCGTCAACGATGCCGGCACCACGCGCCTGACCGGGCGCGAACATGTCGGGCCGTTACGCGTGCAGAAGACGCTGTATCCCGAACATCCGTCGGTCTGCCACGCGGTCATCGTCCATCCGCCCGGTGGCGTCGTCGGTGGCGACCAGCTCGATATCACGGTGCGGGTCGGCAGCGATGCGGCGGTCTTCATCAGCACGCCGGGCGCGGCCAAGTGGTATCGCGCCAATGGCCATGTGTCGCGCCAGACCGTGCGCCTCGACGTCGCCGCCGGGGCGTCGCTGGAATGGCTGCCGCAGGAAACCATCTTCTTCAACAACGCCCACGTGCGCCTCGACAGCGCCATCACGCTGCAGGGTGACGCGACCTATGTCGGCTGCGACATCCTGTGCTTTGGTCGCACTGCGTCCGGCGAAACTTTTAACGCGGGCACCATCGCACAGCACAGCACGATACGCCGCGACGGCAAGCTGATCTGGTTCGAGCAGGGCCGCATCGAGGGAACCGGCAGCGTCATGCACAGTCCGCTCGGACTGGCCGGCAAGACCGTCTGCGCGACGCTGCTGGTGGCCGGCAAATCGCTCACGCCAAGCGCACTGACCGCACTGCGCGAGAGGCTCGGCCCGCACGTCGGCATCACGCAACTGAAAGCCATCCTCGTCGTGCGCCATCTGGGCGACTCCAGTGAAGTCGCGCGAGGCCTGATGATGCAGGCCTGGCAGGCGCTGCGCCCGCTGCTACTGGCGCGCGAGGCGGTCGTGCCGCGCATCTGGAATACCTGA
- a CDS encoding diacylglycerol kinase, giving the protein MSDDNQPISQFKSKSGLKRIAGAFFYSMEGFKAAWKGEHAFRQELVVMVVATIIALALPVPALQQLMLIGVFVLVLVVELLNSAIEAVVDRVSLERNPLSKNAKDFGSAAVFLTFSLAAATWGVIVLPLLRGLWG; this is encoded by the coding sequence ATGAGCGACGACAATCAACCGATCAGCCAGTTCAAAAGCAAGAGTGGTCTCAAGCGCATCGCCGGTGCGTTTTTTTATTCGATGGAAGGATTCAAGGCGGCGTGGAAGGGCGAGCATGCGTTTCGCCAGGAGCTGGTGGTGATGGTGGTGGCGACCATCATCGCACTGGCGCTGCCTGTGCCGGCCTTGCAGCAACTGATGCTGATCGGCGTGTTCGTGCTGGTGCTGGTGGTGGAGCTACTCAATTCGGCAATTGAGGCAGTAGTCGACCGGGTGTCGCTGGAACGCAATCCACTGTCGAAAAATGCCAAGGACTTTGGCAGTGCTGCGGTATTTTTGACTTTTTCGCTTGCGGCGGCGACGTGGGGGGTGATCGTCTTGCCGCTGCTGCGGGGGCTTTGGGGCTGA
- a CDS encoding nitroreductase translates to MIQTPQQQHVDDAIVSRHSIRAFLPDPVSAGDIEQLLEVAARAPSGTNTQPWKVYVLTGAIKQRLSAAVLAAHNDPDGATKYVQEYNYYPLKWNSPFIDRRRKVGWDLYALLALTRDNKAGMHAQHGRNYAFFDAPVGLMFTIDRSLELGSWLDYGMFLQNVMIAARGRGLDTCPQAAFTQYHKVIADVLQLPENEMLVCGMSLGYADNSKIENTLITEREPVAGFVRFLFE, encoded by the coding sequence ATGATCCAGACACCGCAGCAGCAGCATGTTGATGACGCCATTGTTTCCCGCCACTCGATCAGGGCGTTCCTGCCGGACCCGGTCAGCGCCGGAGACATCGAACAGTTGCTGGAGGTCGCGGCCCGTGCGCCCTCCGGCACCAATACCCAGCCATGGAAAGTCTATGTACTTACCGGTGCCATCAAGCAGCGTTTGTCGGCGGCGGTACTCGCGGCGCACAACGATCCTGACGGCGCGACCAAGTACGTCCAGGAATACAACTACTACCCGCTGAAATGGAATTCGCCATTCATTGATCGCCGTCGTAAAGTGGGTTGGGATCTTTATGCATTGCTGGCTCTGACGCGCGACAATAAGGCGGGCATGCATGCGCAGCACGGCCGCAATTACGCGTTCTTTGATGCGCCGGTCGGGCTGATGTTTACGATCGATCGCAGTCTGGAGTTGGGTTCATGGCTGGACTACGGCATGTTCCTGCAAAATGTGATGATCGCCGCGCGCGGTCGTGGCCTTGATACCTGTCCGCAGGCAGCCTTCACGCAATATCACAAGGTCATTGCCGATGTGCTGCAGTTACCTGAAAACGAAATGCTGGTCTGCGGTATGTCGCTCGGTTATGCCGACAACAGTAAAATCGAGAACACGCTCATTACCGAACGTGAACCGGTTGCCGGGTTTGTCCGCTTTCTTTTCGAGTAG
- a CDS encoding sulfate ABC transporter substrate-binding protein — MSTLFFERPALLRRVGQFLILVAATFPFARTASAADTVLLNVSYDVTRELFKDINPAFIADWKKNTGETLTINQSHGGSSKQARSVADGLEASVVTMNQANDIDLLADRGLLAADWAKKFPNGAAPFYSTMVYLVRKGNPKQIKGWDDLAKPGIKVIVPNPKTSGNGRYTYLAAWGSVLKKGGTEAQARELVTKLFKNVPILDTGGRAATTTFTQRAIGDVLVTFENEVQLVRKEFGDDFDVVYPDVSILAESPVAVVDKVVDKRGIRKQATAYLQFLYSPQGQEIAARHYLRPRLDAVTKKYQASFKPIALFSVDELFGGWKQAQKKHFDDGGEFDRIYVSK, encoded by the coding sequence ATGTCCACTCTATTTTTCGAACGCCCTGCCCTGTTGCGCCGCGTTGGCCAGTTCCTGATTCTGGTGGCAGCGACATTTCCGTTTGCCCGCACCGCCAGCGCCGCTGACACAGTCCTGCTCAACGTCTCGTATGACGTGACCCGCGAACTGTTCAAGGACATCAACCCGGCCTTCATTGCCGACTGGAAAAAAAACACCGGCGAAACCCTCACCATCAACCAGTCGCACGGTGGTTCCAGCAAGCAGGCGCGCTCGGTCGCCGATGGCCTTGAAGCATCGGTCGTGACGATGAACCAGGCCAACGACATCGACTTGCTGGCCGATCGCGGTTTGCTGGCGGCGGACTGGGCAAAGAAATTCCCGAACGGTGCCGCGCCGTTCTATTCGACGATGGTGTACCTGGTACGCAAGGGCAATCCGAAGCAGATCAAGGGCTGGGATGATCTGGCCAAGCCAGGCATCAAGGTCATCGTGCCGAATCCGAAAACCTCGGGCAATGGCCGCTACACGTATCTGGCGGCATGGGGTTCGGTTCTGAAAAAAGGCGGCACCGAAGCGCAGGCGCGTGAACTGGTGACGAAGCTGTTCAAGAACGTCCCGATCCTCGACACCGGCGGGCGCGCGGCGACCACGACCTTCACCCAGCGTGCCATCGGCGATGTACTCGTGACGTTCGAAAATGAAGTGCAACTGGTGCGCAAAGAATTTGGCGACGACTTCGACGTGGTCTATCCGGACGTATCGATCCTGGCCGAATCGCCGGTAGCCGTGGTCGATAAAGTCGTCGACAAACGCGGCATCCGCAAGCAGGCTACGGCTTACCTGCAATTCCTGTATTCACCGCAAGGCCAGGAAATCGCCGCCCGGCACTACCTGCGTCCGCGCCTTGATGCAGTAACAAAAAAATACCAGGCCAGCTTCAAACCGATCGCGCTGTTCTCGGTTGATGAGCTGTTTGGTGGCTGGAAGCAGGCGCAGAAAAAACACTTCGATGATGGCGGCGAATTTGACAGGATTTACGTGAGTAAGTGA
- the phaP gene encoding TIGR01841 family phasin (Members of this family are phasins (small proteins associated with inclusions such as PHA granules). Note that several different families of phasins have been named PhaP despite very little sequence similarity to each other.) has protein sequence MFSTPEQFSASTKSAFESQLAVMTALTHKAFEGVEKLTALNMNAARTSMEESNTALKHMLSAKTPQEFFALGSAQSQPGTEKAVAYARSVAGIAAEVQAEFTKVTETQISEMNQKVVTLIDDATKGAPAGSESVIAMFKSALGNANAGYEQLSRTTKQAVATIEGNVNTAVTQMSEAVEKNTPRAAAKK, from the coding sequence ATGTTTTCAACACCAGAACAGTTCTCGGCAAGCACCAAGTCCGCTTTTGAGTCTCAACTTGCCGTCATGACGGCGCTCACCCATAAGGCATTTGAAGGCGTCGAAAAACTGACTGCATTGAATATGAATGCAGCACGCACCTCGATGGAAGAATCCAATACCGCACTCAAGCACATGCTGTCAGCCAAGACCCCGCAAGAGTTTTTTGCGCTCGGCTCGGCACAGTCGCAGCCTGGCACCGAAAAGGCTGTTGCCTATGCACGCAGCGTTGCCGGCATTGCTGCCGAAGTGCAAGCTGAATTCACCAAGGTCACTGAAACTCAAATCAGCGAAATGAACCAGAAAGTGGTCACGCTGATCGACGATGCGACCAAGGGCGCACCCGCAGGTTCCGAATCAGTCATCGCCATGTTCAAATCCGCGCTGGGCAATGCCAACGCCGGTTACGAGCAACTCTCGCGCACCACGAAGCAAGCAGTCGCCACGATCGAAGGCAACGTCAATACTGCCGTCACCCAGATGTCGGAAGCCGTCGAAAAAAACACCCCCCGCGCTGCCGCAAAAAAGTAA
- a CDS encoding histone deacetylase has protein sequence MPMLNSDHIFLDIPALKAFYSDHFVLPLPAGHRFPMQKYRLLRERAASVAPGISFAEAPDIGNGVLALAHHPDYIRQVSAGELSDKEQKRIGFPWSPGMVERSRRASGATIAACRAAFEDGVAVNLAGGTHHAHASHGEGFCVFNDAAIAARLMQAERRVRRVAIVDLDVHQGNGTAEILARDDSVFTLSLHGERNYPFEKAVSDLDVGLPDDVGDAAYLEALANALTTLFACFDPQLIIFLAGADPHEGDRLGRMKLTFEGLAQRDRMVLEAARQRRIPVAISMAGGYGRDIEDTIRVHLQTIAIAAQYAAHWTMPPAMLATPTQ, from the coding sequence ATGCCGATGCTAAACTCGGACCACATTTTTTTGGACATCCCCGCCTTGAAAGCTTTTTACAGCGATCACTTCGTTCTGCCTCTGCCTGCCGGGCATCGTTTTCCGATGCAGAAGTACCGCCTGCTGCGCGAGCGCGCCGCCAGCGTCGCGCCGGGCATTAGCTTTGCCGAAGCACCTGATATCGGTAATGGCGTACTGGCACTGGCGCATCATCCGGATTACATCCGGCAGGTGAGCGCCGGCGAGCTATCAGACAAAGAGCAGAAACGTATTGGTTTTCCCTGGTCTCCCGGCATGGTCGAGCGTTCACGGCGGGCCTCCGGTGCCACCATCGCTGCCTGTCGCGCCGCGTTCGAGGATGGCGTCGCGGTCAACCTGGCGGGTGGCACGCATCATGCGCATGCGTCGCACGGCGAAGGATTTTGCGTCTTCAATGATGCGGCCATTGCTGCGCGGTTGATGCAGGCGGAACGGCGCGTCAGACGGGTCGCTATCGTCGACCTTGATGTGCACCAGGGCAATGGGACGGCCGAGATCCTCGCGCGGGACGACTCGGTGTTCACGCTGTCGCTGCATGGTGAACGCAACTATCCGTTCGAGAAAGCGGTCAGTGATCTCGATGTCGGCTTGCCGGACGATGTCGGCGATGCTGCCTATCTGGAGGCGCTGGCTAACGCGCTGACAACTCTGTTTGCGTGCTTTGATCCGCAACTGATTATTTTTCTGGCGGGTGCCGACCCGCACGAGGGCGATCGGCTCGGCCGCATGAAGCTGACGTTCGAGGGCCTGGCACAGCGCGACCGGATGGTGCTTGAAGCAGCCCGGCAGCGGCGCATTCCAGTCGCCATTTCAATGGCCGGTGGTTATGGTAGGGACATTGAGGATACCATTCGGGTCCATTTACAAACCATCGCCATTGCTGCGCAATACGCGGCGCACTGGACGATGCCACCTGCCATGCTGGCGACCCCGACACAATGA